A single window of Granulicella sibirica DNA harbors:
- a CDS encoding alpha/beta fold hydrolase, translating to MKEPKNISRRGFVATATTTGAAALLTRTAVASSPSAFVKEGKPGAVTNTITVQDGTTIYYKDWGTGQPLMFHHGWPLSADAWDAQMLFFLQHGFRVIAHDRRGHGRSTQTVTGNDMDTYAADVAALVEKLDLRNVVHIGHSTGGGEVARYVAKFGKGRVAKAVLIGSVTPVMLKSEKNPGGLPIEVFDQIREGTANHRSQFYQDLPMAFYGFNRPGAVVSQGVRDDWWRQGMMGGIKAQYDCIRVFSETDFTEDLKKIDVPTLLMHGEDDQIVPFNDAAPLAAKLLKHPTTNFYPGYPHGMATTHPEQINADLLAFIQS from the coding sequence ATGAAAGAACCGAAGAATATCTCTCGGCGCGGCTTCGTCGCGACGGCCACGACGACCGGTGCTGCAGCCCTTCTCACTAGAACGGCCGTCGCAAGTTCACCTTCCGCATTCGTAAAAGAGGGCAAGCCGGGAGCGGTGACAAATACGATTACGGTGCAAGACGGAACGACGATCTATTACAAAGATTGGGGTACTGGCCAGCCACTTATGTTTCACCATGGATGGCCTCTTTCGGCAGACGCCTGGGATGCACAGATGTTGTTTTTCCTCCAGCACGGGTTTCGAGTGATCGCACATGACCGGCGCGGTCATGGCCGCTCAACCCAGACGGTCACTGGCAACGACATGGACACGTACGCCGCGGATGTTGCGGCCCTGGTTGAAAAGCTCGATCTGCGTAACGTCGTTCATATCGGACACTCGACCGGCGGTGGCGAGGTGGCACGTTACGTTGCGAAGTTCGGAAAAGGGCGTGTCGCCAAGGCGGTGTTGATCGGTTCGGTGACGCCAGTAATGCTGAAGTCGGAGAAGAACCCCGGCGGCCTCCCGATTGAAGTGTTCGATCAGATCCGCGAGGGAACGGCCAACCATCGATCCCAGTTTTATCAGGACCTCCCGATGGCGTTCTACGGATTCAACCGCCCTGGTGCCGTTGTATCGCAAGGGGTACGCGACGATTGGTGGCGTCAAGGCATGATGGGCGGAATCAAGGCTCAATACGACTGCATCAGGGTCTTCTCGGAGACGGACTTCACCGAGGATCTGAAAAAGATCGATGTGCCTACGCTACTGATGCATGGGGAAGATGACCAGATCGTGCCATTCAATGATGCTGCGCCTCTCGCCGCAAAGCTGCTAAAGCACCCCACCACCAACTTTTATCCGGGCTATCCACACGGCATGGCCACGACGCACCCCGAACAGATCAACGCTGACCTGCTGGCCTTTATTCAGAGCTAA
- a CDS encoding TetR/AcrR family transcriptional regulator — protein MMLFWNRGFEQTSVDDLASAMDIRTSSLYSSFGDKETLFLEAVEYYQNGRGSVYDAAVLAGKTAREGVENLFRVTAIERTRKDQPSGCMLCLALPTCSPKYEHLQKELDRLRDLSDTVLLKRLEEGVQSGEIAPATDLALLVDFFRTTLWGMSLKARAGASRETLMDIGKMALQAWPSPPLHKRTKKRPLPSTV, from the coding sequence ATGATGTTGTTTTGGAACCGGGGTTTCGAGCAGACGTCGGTCGACGATCTCGCGTCAGCGATGGATATTCGGACCTCAAGCCTGTATTCGTCCTTTGGTGATAAAGAGACGCTATTCCTCGAAGCCGTCGAGTACTACCAGAACGGTCGAGGCAGCGTTTATGACGCTGCCGTCCTCGCCGGCAAGACAGCGAGAGAGGGTGTCGAAAATCTGTTTCGGGTGACTGCCATTGAGCGAACACGCAAGGACCAGCCCAGCGGATGCATGCTATGCCTCGCTCTTCCTACCTGTTCGCCAAAATACGAACATCTGCAAAAGGAACTGGATCGCCTAAGAGATCTTTCCGACACGGTTTTGCTAAAGCGACTGGAGGAGGGCGTTCAGAGTGGGGAGATCGCACCCGCGACTGATCTTGCATTGCTTGTCGACTTCTTCAGAACCACTCTGTGGGGGATGTCGCTGAAGGCTCGTGCAGGCGCCAGCAGAGAAACACTGATGGACATTGGCAAGATGGCGCTTCAAGCGTGGCCCAGCCCGCCACTCCACAAGCGCACAAAAAAGCGGCCTCTCCCTTCGACCGTTTGA